CTACTCCGGCGGCCTGGACTGGACCTTCGAGGACCACCCCATCGGCCAGCTCAGCGACCTCCTCGCCGGCCTCCCCGGCGGCGACTACCCCGCCTACGCCGCGGCCCAGGTGCGCGAGCTGGTCGCCCGCTACCGGCCCGACGTGCTGTGGAACGACATCATGTGGCCGGGCGACGTCCGCCACCTGCGCGCCGTGGTGGCCGACTACCGGCGGGCGGTCCCCGACGGCGTCATCAACGACCGCTTCCTGCCCCGGTCGAGGGCCTGGCCGCTCGTCACCTCGGCGCCGGGGCGGCGGGCGATCGACGCCAGCGCCCGGCGGGGGGCGGCCCGGCACCGCGGCATCGTGCCGCCCCGTCCCCCGCTCTACGACGTGCGCAGCCCCGAGTACACCGTCCACCCCGACATCGAGCACGAGGCCTGGGAGTGCGTGCGGGGCCTGGACCGCAGCTTCGGGTTCAACCGGGCCTCGGACGAGGCCCACTTCCTGTCCCGGGACGAGCTCGTCTGGTCGTTCCTCGACATCGTGGCCAAGGGCGGCAACCTGCTGGTCAACGTGGGACCGCGGGGCGAGGACGCCCAGATCCCCGAGGCCCAGCTGCGCCGCCTCGACTGGCTGGCCGAGGCCGTGGGCCCCCGGTCCGAGGGCGTCGCCGGCACCCGGCCGTGGGTGGAGGCGGGGACCGAGGCCGACGGCCACGACGTCCGGCTCTGGACCGACGCCGGCGACGTGGTCGTCGCCGTGCGCGGGGCCGGCGCCGCCGGGGAGGTCACCGTCGATCGGCTCCGGGCCGGCCCGGCGGCCACCGTCGAGCTCCTCGGACCCGGCGCCGCCGAGGTCGCGGGCCTCCCCGACGGGCTGCGCCTCCGGTGGCGCGACGGCGCCGACGGCCCCGCCACCCGGTTCCGGGTGCGGGGCGCGGTCGCCGCCGGCCGACCGACCTGACCCGCTCTCCTAACCTCCCCGCCGTGACCTCCCGGCGGACCTCCTCCCCCCCGACGACGGCGGCCCGACCGTGACCACCGCGGCCGAGCTCGCCACCCGGCTCACCGAGTGGACCGTGGCCACCATGGAGGCGGCCGAGCGCCACCACCTCCCGGGCTGGCGCCTGCCCCGGGCCTTCGCCGGCCACGAGGTCGGTGCCGACGTCCGGGCCGACGTGTGCTTCACCCTCACCCACCTGGCCGAGGCCGGCGTGGCCGAGGTGGGCGGCCGCGACCTCGACGAGGTGCTGGTGGGCCTGCTGGGCGGGGTCGACGGTTCGTCGACCCACACGTTCTTCTCCTACCGGATCGCCGAGACCCTGCGGCGGGCCGGCCCCTTCGGCGGCAACCCGCTGGTGGCGGGGCTCTCCGACGCCCAGCGCCACGAGCTGGAGGTCGCGGTCGACAGCTCCGACTGGCTCGAGCTGCTCGACGCCGGGGTGCTGCCCCGCAACTACGCCGCCGTGCTGGCCCGGTGCGAGCAGGGGCGCCTCGACCTCGGCCTCACCGACGACACCACCCGGCTCGACGCCCTCACCGGCCGGGTGGCCGAGGTGCTGGGCGAGAACCCCCGCCGGGCCCTCGACGACTCCAACGATCGCGTCGGCCGCTACGACATCTACACCGCGGACGTGTGGCTGTTCTGCCAGCCCCTCGCCCCCCGCATCGGCCCGGTGTGGGCCGACGGCCTGCGGGCCGCCCTCGACCTGGTCGCGACGGTGGGCGCCCGCGACGGCTCGGCCGTGGCGTGGGGCCGCTCGGTGGGCGACCTGGCCGCCGCCCTCACCCTCGAGCTGGGCGCCCTGGCGGTGGCCGACGGCCACGACCCCGACCGGGCCGGCCTGTGGCTGCGGAGGGCCGCCGACGCGGCGGAGACGGTCATGGCCGGGTTCGACCCCGACGGGGTGAGCACGGCCCACCGGCACCGCAACCAGGACGGCTACCGGGGGCCGGCCCGCCGGCTCCAGCTGACCTTCGACCTGCTGGGCAAGGTGGCCTGGGCCGCCGGCGCCCTGCAGCGGTGCCCGGCCGACCTGGTGGCCGCCCCCGTCGCCGAGGCCTACCCCGACGGCGAGGCGTGGGTGCCCTTCGAGGACGCCCGCCCGGCGGGGGCCTGGGCCCACCGCAGCACCGGTGCGGACCTGGTGGTGCCGTTCGTGGGCATCACCCGGAGCCACTACCTCCCCGCCCCCGTCCAGCCGGGGACCTGGGAGGTGCCCATCGACCGCGACCTGCCGACGTGGACGCCGCTGGTCACCGCCGGCCTGGGCCGGTACACGGCCGGCGGCCTCCCGACCTCGGTCGAGCACGGGCCCCGGTCGCTCACCGCCACCTGGGACGGCTACCCGGTGTCGGGCCGGGGCCTCGACGGCGATGACCCGGGTCCCCCGCTCGAGGGCACCCGCACCGCCCGCCTCACCGTCGAGGGCCGGAGCCTGGTGCTCGACGACCACCTCACCTTCGCCCAGGCCCCCCGCACGGTGAGCCTCGCCGTCCCCGAGGTGGCCGAGCGGCCCCTCTGCGTCGAGTGGGAGTGCGGCACCGGCCACGCCACGACCACCGTCACCGTCGACGGCCTGGCCGAGTGGCGCACCCCCACCTCCGAGCTGGCGCGGGTCCACCAGATCGACCTCGACCCCGGCACCGACCTCCGCTACCGGGCCCGGGTCACCCCGCTCCTGCGGGTCGGCTCCACCGAGCCCGACCACCACTACAGCCGGTCGCTGTACGGGCCCATGGCCGACCGGGTCGTCGTCGGGCCCCCACCCGTCGGGTGGCGGGCCCAGGGCGGGGCGACCCGGTTCCGGGACTGCGACCTGCTGCACCTCCACTGGCCCGAGTGGCTGGCCTTCGACGACCTCGCCGCCCACGAGGCGATCATCGCCGAGCTGGCCGACCACGACGTCCCGGTGGTGTGGACGGCCCACAACCTGACCCCGCACCAGAAGCGCCCGGAGGCCTTCGACGCCATCTACGCGGCGTGGGCGGCGGCGGCGCGGGGCGTCATCCACCACAGCGCCTGGGGCGAGGCCCTGATGCGGGAGCGCTACGCGTTCTCGCCCGAGTGCCTCCACGAGGTCATCCCCCACGGCCACTTCGGCGGGCTGTGGGCCGATGCCGGCCTGCCCGACCGGGCCGAGGCCGAGCGCCGCCTGGGCCTCCCGCCCGCCCCCCTGCGCATCGGGGTGGTCGGCGCCCCCCGGGCCGAGAAGCTGGTCCAGGAGGTGCTCGACGGGGTGGCCGCCAGCGGGCGCGACGACGTCCAGCTGGTGTGCTGGTCGCTCGGCGACGACGACGTGGTCCCCGACGACCCCCGCATCGCGGTCGCCTCCCGCTACGAGATGGTGCACCCCGCGGCCTACGCCACCCGGCTGGCGGCGTGCGACGTGCTGGCCCTCGTCTTCTCCCCCGACGGGGAGATGCTGGCCACCGGTGCCGGGGCCGACGCCGTGGGCCTGGGCCTCCCGGTGCTGCGCAGCGACTGGGGCTACCTGGTCGAGACCCTCGGCGACGCAGGCATCGCCGCCGGCCACACCGCGACCTCGATCGCGGCGACGCTCGACGGCCTCACCCCCGACGTCCTCGCCGCGGCGCGGGAGGCGGCCCTGGTGCGCCGCGAGGCCGTGGCGTGGGACCGCCTCGCCCCTCGCACCGCGGACCTCTTCGACGCCGTGGTGCTGGCCCGCCACGACTGACCGGGCCGCCCGGCCGGCCCGCGCGCACCGAACCTGCGACGCTCGCCAGCGGTCCTGCTCGACCAGCGTCGCAGGGGACGGACGCCCCCGCCGACGACGACGAACCTGCGACGCTCGCCAGCGGTCCTGCTCGACCGACGTCGCAGGAACGGTCCTCGGCGAGGACGCTCAGGCGCCGACCAGGTCCACCTGGCCCCGCAGGGCCCGGCCCGGGCGCGTCTGGAGCAGCCACAGGAGGGCCACCCCGGCCAGGTCGAGGACGTGGTGGGCCTCGGACAGGGCCACGGCCTGGCCCCGGACCACGTCGACCACGGCCGTGACGAGCACGGCGCCGGCGAGGGCGGCGGCGAAGGGCAGCAGCCCCGTGGCCAGGCGAGGGCGCCAGGCCGCGCTGAGCAGCCCGACGCCGAGGGCCAGCTCGAAGGCGCCCATCTCCCGGGCCACGTGCACCGGGGCGTCCACCTCGGCGCCGAGGAAGAGGGCGGGCAGGGCCAGCAGGACCTGGGCCAGGCCCACGGCGAGGAGGGCGTAGCGCACCCCCTCCCGGACGGGCCGGGGCCGCGACGCCAGGGGGACGGCGGCGAGCAGGGCCTCCGTGCGGTCGGGCTGGGGCCGCGCCGGGCGCATCCGCACCTGGCGGTGGAGGGAGGAGGCCACGTCGGCCCAGGCCAGGCAGTCGGCACAGGTCGCCAGGTGGGCGTCGAGGGCGGCCCCGGTGACGCCGTCGGGGAGGTCCTCGTGGTCGAGGCGGGCGGAGGAGGCCTCGCGGAAGTCGTCGCAGCGCATGGGAGAGGGGTCGTCGCGGCCCGGGCTGTGGTTCCCGGCGGGCCTGCGGCTGGACAGCTCCGCCCGCCGGCCGCCACCCTGGCCGGTCGTGGACCACCTGACCGAGCTGGCGCTGGCCGCCCGCGACGGCGACGAGCCCAGCCTGGCCGGGTTCGTGCGCGCGTCCCAGGCCGACGTGCACCGCCTCGCCGCCCACCTGGTGGACCCGGCCTCGGCCGACGACGTGACCCAGGAGGTCTACCTCCGGGCCATCCCCGCCCTGGCCCGCTACCGGGGCGAGGCGCCGGCCCGGGCCTGGCTGCTCACCATCACCCGCCGCACCTGCGCCGACGTGATCCGCCGGCGGGGACGCCGCCGCCGCCTGTGGCAGCGTCTCACCGACCAGCCCGACCCGGCCCGCACGGAGGGCGCGCCCGAGGTCGGCGGCGACACCGCCCTCGAGGAGCTGCTGGGCGACCTCGACCCGGACCGGCGGGAGGCCTTCGTGCTCACCCAGGTGCTGGGCCTGGCCTACGCCGAGGCGGCCGAGGTGTGCGGCGTCCCGGTGGGCACGATCCGCTCCCGGGTGTCGCGGGCCCGCAGCGACCTGGTGGCTGCGGTCCGCGCCGCGGAGGACGCCGAGCCCGGCGCCCGGGGGGCCGAGGGCGCCTCCTCCTGACGGCCCGCCCCGGCTACTCCTCGCGGAGGTCGATGCGTTCGACGTGGGGCCAGTAGACGTCGGCGTCGGACCGCTCCTGGGGGCTCTCCACCCAGGTCGCGACGAGGACGTCGGGGCTGGAGTAGGTCTCCTGCACCCGGCCCGCGTAGCAGAGCCCGCCGCCGGTGGGCTCCGGCTCGAGGACCGGGCGGGCGTCCCACCCGTCGCCGTCCTGCACCGCGACGTCGAGCCGACCGCAGAGCTCGGGCATGGACGAGGCGCGCCAGGCCTCCTCCCCGTCGACGGTGGTCCGGCCCAGGCCCATCTCGGCCGCGGCCAGGCCCACGGCCGGCGGCGGGAGCAGTCGGCCGATCGACACGGTGTCGGTGTCGAGCAGGTGCAGCCGGCAGTCGCCCTCGTCGAGGTCGCCCCCGCACACCAGGGTGACGAGGTCCCCGTCGTGGGCCACCAGGGCCGAGGGCAGCGGGTCACCGCCGTCGACCAGCAGCGTGGCCGCGGCCCGGAACTCCAGCTCGTCGGGGTCGGCCACCGCCAGGCCGGTGCCCAGGACCTCGATGTCGAGGGCCTCGTCGCTGGCCCTCTGGACCCAGCGGAAGAGCATCCACACCTGCCCGTCCCGGACGGCCAGGTCGACGGGCCAGTAGGCCGAGCCCTCGGTCGGGGGGTCGGCCAGCAGGTCGCGCACCTCGCCACCGGGGCCGGTCAGGTACCGGAGCTCGTCGGAGCAGATGTCCTCCCCCTCGGGGATGAGGGCGCCGGTCTGGTTGAGGAGGCCCGTGGTGGTGCGGGTGTCGCCCTCGACGGTGCCCAGGTAGGTGTCGCCGAAGGCGAACAGCACCGACCCGTCGGGCAGGCGGGTGGAGGCGGCCAGGTCGTGGCCGGCCACCCCCTGGTCGTTGCCCCGCCCGAGGTCGCAGAGGCGCTCCGAGGGCGGGAGGGCCTCGTCGTCGAACAGGCCGCAGGACGCGAGCGAGACGACCATCGCCGCCACCACCACGATCGGCACGCCGCGCCTGGCCACGGACACGTGCTAGCCGACCGGGGGGTGGGGACGGGGCGCGGACCCCGGCCCGCACCTCGTGGGGGACCTCCCGGGCTCCTGACCAGGGCCAGCGCGGCGCGGGCCGGAGGACCCGGACGGGTGACCGACCCTTCGGGTGGAGGCTTGGGAGAGGGTGTGCCGGTGCGGCGCCGACGTCCGCATCCGACGGGCCCGTCACGCGAGCCGCCGGCACCGCCTGACGACCCGGCCTGGTCGAGGGGCCTGGCACCCGGTGAGGCCCACCCCGCGGGACGGGCCGGGTCCGGCCCTAGCGTCGGAGGGGTGCGAGGGATCCTCTCCACCGACGAGTACCAGCTCACCATGGCCCAGCTGTACCTGCGGGCCGGGCTGGCCGACCGCCGGGTGCGCTTCGAGCACTTCTTCCGCACCAACCCCGACTACGGCACCCACCAGGCCGGCTACTGCGTGGCCGCCGGCATCGGCGACCTGGCCCGGTGGGTCCGCACCACCCGCACCACGCCCGCCGACGTCGAGGCCCTGCGGGGCCACCGGGGCCGCACCGGCGCGCGCCTCTTCGACGACGCCTTCCTCGAGTGGTTCGCAGAGGTGGACCTCTGCGCCCTCGACGTCCACGCCGTGCCCGAGGGCCGCGTCGTGCACCCCAACACCCCGATGTCGGTGGTGGAGGGTCCCCTCGCCGCAGCCCAGCTGCTGGAGACGCCGCTGCTCAACGCCCTCAACTTCCCGACGCTGATCGCCACCAAGGCCAGCCGGGTGGCGGAGGCGGCCCGGGACCGCCCCGTGCTGGAGTTCGGCATGCGGCGAGCGGCAGGGGCCGGGGCCGACGCCGCCTCGCGCGCCGCCCTGGTGGGCGGGGCGGCCAGCACCTCCAACGCCGCCGTCGGCTACGCCGCCGGCATCGCCCCGAGCGGCACCCACGCCCACTCGATGGTCCAGCTGTTCCTCGCCCTGGGCGAGGGCGAGCGCGACGCCTTCGCGGCCTACGCCGACGCCTACCCCGACGACTGCCTGCTGCTCGTCGACACCATCGACACCCTGGGCTCCGGGGTCCCCAACGCCATCGCCACCTTCGAGGACCTCCGTCGGCGGGGCCACCAGCCGGTCGGCATCCGCCTCGACTCCGGCGACCTTGCCCACCTGGCCGTGCGCTCGGCCCGGATGCTCGACGACGCCGGCTTCGGCGACACCACCATCGTGCTGTCGAGCAGCCTCGACGAGCTGGCCATCTGGCAGATCGTCACCCAGGTCGCGTCGGAGGCGCCGCGGGCCGGCCTCGACGCCGACGCCGTCGTCGGCCGCCTGGTGTTCGGCGTCGGCTCCCGCCTGGCCACCAGCCACGGCGCCCCCAGCCTGGACGGCGTCTACAAGCTGGTGGCGGTGGACGAGGAGGGTGCGTGGGCTCCGGCCATCAAGCGGTCCGACACGCCCGAGAAGGTCCTCAACCCCGGGGCCAAGGGCCTGTGGCGCGTCTACGACGCCGGGGGCACGGCCACGGCCGACGTGCTGACCACCGCCGAGGAGCACCTGGCGCCGGGCACGGAGCTCCACCTGCACCACCACGGCCGCTCCGACCTCACCCGCACCGTCGCAGCCGACGGGTGGTCGGAGGCCGAGCCCCTCCTGGAGCCGATCGTCGTCGGCGGCGAGGTGGTGGTCGACGGCGGCCAGGACGCCCTCGACGACGTGGCCGCGGCCCGGGCCCGGCGCCGGGCCGACGTCGAGCGCCTCGACCCCGGCGTCCGCCGCCTGGTGAACCCGCACGTGTACCACGTGTCGATCACCGACGACCTGGCCGAGCTCAAGGCCGGCCTGCTGCGGACCCTCTGACGGTCAGGCCGGCGCCTACGCCCCGGCCGGGCCGGGGAAGCGGGGCGGGCGCTTCTCGGTCAGGCTGGCCAGGCCCTCGCGGGCGTCCGGGCCTGCGAAGCCCATCATCTCGTAGGCCAGGCTGGCGTCGAAGGTGGCCGTCTGGGCCCGGTACCAGTGGTTCAGCGTGTGCTTCGTGTACCGGAGCGCGGCCTGGGCCCCGCCGGCCAGCTGGGTGGCCACGGCCAACGCCCGGTCCTGCACCTCGTCGTCGTCGACGCAGAGCGACACCAGCCCGATGCGCTCGGCCTCCTCCCCGCTCAGCGGGTCGCAGGTGAGCAGCAGGTACTTGGCCTTGGCCATCCCGCAGAGCAGCGGCCAGCAGATGGCGGCGTGGTCGCCGGCGGCCACCCCGAGGCGGGTGTGGCCGTCGATGATCGTGGCCGTCCGCCCCACCACCGAGATGTCGGCCAGGAGCCCCACGGCCAGGCCCGCACCAACCGCCGGGCCGTGCAGGGCGGAGACGATGGGGGTGGAGCAGGCGATCACGTTGAGCACGAGGTCGCGCGCCTCGCGCAGCACCCGGGCCCGGGCCTCCTCGTCCTCGACCATCTCCCGCAGGAGGTCGAAGCTGCCCCCGGCCGAGAAGCCCTTGCCCGCGCCACGGAGCAGGACCACGTGGACGTCGGGGTCACGGTCGACGACGGGCCACACGTCGGCCAGCTGGCGGTGCACCGCGGGCGACACCGCGTTGAGGCCCGGGGCGTCGAGGGTGATGCGCAGCACGTGGTCGGCGGGGCGGTCGAGGGTCAGGTCGGGGAAGTCGGCGTAGCGGTCGGGCACGGGGGCCTCCTGGTCGGGTGCGCCCCCAGGCTGGCCCACCGGGACAGGCGCCGGCGGCGGGCCGGCGCAGACAGGCGCCGGACCCGCTCAGCCGAGGGGCAGCAGGTCGGGCAGGTCGCCGTCGGGACCGAGCGGGAGCGGCCCCACCGGCCCGGCGACCTCGAGGTCGGCGCGCCCGGCCGCCTCGTCGAGCACGGCCCGGGACGCCCACACCCGGTCGAGGTGGAGCGTGTCGCGGATCCAGAGGACGCGGGCGTCGGCCGGGGTCCGCAGGCCGATGAGCGAGAGGCCGGTGGTCAGCAGCTCGCCGTCGGTGCGCAGGGCGATGGGCGCCTTGGCCGCGTCGGGGTGGCCGGCCGTCAGCGCGTTGGTGCGGGTCGCGGCCCAGTCGGCGGCGTCGAGCACCCGCTGGCGGCAGAGGTCGGCCAGCCCGATGCCGAGGGCGTTGCCGTGGGTGCCCGGGCTCAGGCCCCGCACCGCGACCACGCGCACCCGCACGTCGGCGGCCACGGGTGCGTCTCCGCCGGGGGACGGGTCGTGCTTGCGCCCGACGACGTCGGTGTCGAGGCCGGCGCCGCTGATGTCCTTGCCGATGCGGTCGACCAGCAGCACATCGACCTCCGCGACGGGCAGCCGGGCCATCCACCCCCGGGCCCGCTCCAGGAGCGGCGCCTCGTCCTCGAGCACGTGGTCGGCCCGGACCGGGGCCACGAGGGCGGTGTGGTCGTCGTGGCCCTCGACCAGGGCGACCCCGCCGAGCAACCGTGTCCGCGCCTCCAGGACGGGCACCAGGTCGGCCAGCACCGCACCCCACCCGTGGTCGACCACGGCCCGGTGGGCGGCGGCCGCCCCCCGGTGCTTGCCCAGGCCGATCACCAGCATCTTGGCGATGCCGCTCTCCACCGGCCCCCGGAACATGGTGTGGGGCTTGACCCGGTTGACGAGTAGCAGGTGGTCGGCCTCGTGGGCCAGCCGGTCGGTGAGCACCGGGAGGCCGAGGGGCGAGGGACCGAGGTCGACGGTGTCCATCGATGCCCGCACCTCGCACCCCAGTGCGTCGGCGGTCATGCCGTAGCCGGCCAGCACCGCCCGCTGGCCCTCGGCCGTGGCCCCGCCGTGGCTCCCCATCGCCGGCACGAGGAAGGGCTCGGCGCCGAGGGACCGGACCCGGTCGACGACGGCGCGCAGGGCGGGCACCGCGTCCGCGATCCCCCGGCTCCCGCCGGTGAGGGCCACGGTGTCGCCCGGACGGACCCGGCCGGCGAGGTCGAGGGCGTCGAGGGCGTCTCCCACCGCGGCGGGGACGTCGGCCACCACGGGGCTCTGGCGCCGCACCGCGAGCAGCGCGCCGTGGGGGAGGTCGCGGTCGCTCACCGTGCGCTCCGCCCCCCGTCCCGACGACGGTCGGGCCCACCGTCCTGGGTGCTGCGCGCGCCCGCCAGGGCGCTCCGGGCACTCAGGACCCCGCGGCGCCGGTCGGACCACCCCTCGGCGTGCTGGGCGCGCCCCGTAGGGCGCTCCTGGCACTCAGGAGGGAGGGGGGCGCGGCACGGCACGGGGCGGACGGTAGCGACCGGGTGCCGTCCGCGGCCCCGGCGCCGGTCCGTGACGGGGTTCACAGCGGCGCCGACGGGGAACACGGGGACCCATGGCTCCCCCCGACGCGCGTCCGCCCGCCCCCCGCCCCACCGCCGCCCGCCGCCGATCGCTCCGCCTGCTGGTGGCCACGGCGGTGGCCGCGGTGCTGGCCCTGCTCGCCCCCGCCGCCGCGGGCGCGGCCACGGTGCGCCCCCACGCCACCACCTACTCCGGGGCCATCGCCTACAACCTCCTCCACCCCGGCGAGGACCCGCCGGGGGCCAACGACTGGTCGTGTACCCCCACCGCCGACCACCCCCGCCCCGTCGTCCTCCTCCACGGCACCTTCGGCAACAGCACCAACGCCTGGCAGCGGCTCTCGCCCACCCTCGCCAACGACGGCTGGTGCGTGTTCGCCCTCGACTACGGGGCCGACGCCTCCCCCTACCCCATCCGCGGTGCCGGCGACATCCCCGCGGCGGCGGCCGAGGTCGACGCCTTCGTCGACCGGGTGCTGGCCGCCACCGGGGCCCCCGAGGTCGACATCGTGGGCCACAGCCAGGGCGGCGGGATCCTGCCCCGCTGGTACCTGAGGTTCCTGGGCGGGGCCGCCGAGGTCCACACCCTCGTGGGCATGGCGCCCAGCAACCACGGCACGACGCTGTTCGGGCTGGGCACCCTGGCCCGGGCCTTCGGCCTCACCACGGGCGTGGCCGCCGTCTCGCCCGCGGCCGAGCAGCAGATCGTCGGCTCCTCGACCAACGCCACCCTCGACGCCGGCGGCGACACCGTGCCCGGCGTGTCCTACACGACCATCGTCAGCCGCTACGACCAGGTGGTCACCCCCTACACCAACCAGTTCCTGTCCGGCCCCGACGTCACCAACCACCTGCTCCAGGACGGCTGCCGCATCGACTACACCGAGCACCTCGGCGTGGTCTACGACCCCCGGGCCATCGCCCTGGCGGTCAACGCCCTCGACCCCGCCCGGCCCCGCCCCGTGCCCTGCACCCTCCAGCTCGTGCCCTGACCCGGCGCCTCGCTGCGGTCAGGACCTGACCGCAGCGAGGGCCATGCTGGGGCCATGACGAACGACCCCACCGGCCGGGCGCTCCAGCTGCTGTCGTTGCTCCAGACCCACCGGTCCTGGTCGGGTGGGGAGCTGGCCGACCGCCTGGAGGTCAGCGCCCGGACCCTGCGGCGCGACATCGACCGCCTCCGGACCCTCGGCTACGAGGTCGAGGCCGCGCCGGGGGTCGCCGGGGGCTACCGCCTGGCGGCCGGCTCGCACATGCCGCCGCTGCTGCTCGACGACGAGGAGGCCGTGGCCATCGCGGTGGGCCTGCGGGCCGCCGCCGGGGCGTCGGTGGCCGGCATCGAGGACACCTCGCTGCGGGCCATGGCCAAGCTGGAGCAGGTGCTGCCCGACCACCTGCGCCGGCGCGTCAGCGCGGTGCACGGCAACGTCAGCCACCTGCGCTGGCGGGGCGACGGCCCCGTGGTCGACCCCGAGTCCCTCGCCGTGCTGGCCCAGGGCTGCCGCGACCAGGAGCAGGTGCGCTTCGACTACCAGCGGCGCGACGGGGAGGACTCCCGTCGGCTGGTCGAGCCCCACGCCCTGGTCTCGGCCGGGCGCCGCTGGTACCTGGCCGCGTGGGACGTGCGGCGCGACGGCTGGCGCACCTTCCGCGTCGACCGCCTCACCGACGCCCGGCTGGCCGGCGCCCGCTTCCCCGTCCGCCCCCTCCCCGGGGGCGACGCCGCCACCTACGTGGCCGACTCGCTGGGATCGCTCCCGCTCCCCCACACCGCGACCCTCGTGGCCGACGGCGCGCTCGACGACGTGCGCGCCGCGCTGCGCTGGACCGACGCCGACCTGGAGGCGGTCGACGAGGGGCGCACCCGGGTGCGGCTCAAGGCCGAGGGCCCGGGGTGGCTCGACACCCTCGTGGCCATGGTGGCCACGTGCTTCGCGGTCGAGGTCGAGGGGCCCGACGAGCTGCGGCCCCGGCTCGCCCTCCTCGCCGACCGCCTGCGGGCCGGCCTCGCTGCGCCCGCCTAGGCCTCAGAGGTCGAGGACCACCACCGGGGGGTCGTCGATGCCGTGCTGCTCGGCGCACAGCCCCCGGTACACCTCGAGGATGAGGTGGGCGTCGATCACCATCTCCACGTCGCCGTCGGCGCCCAGGTTCAGGTTGGCGCCGTGGATCGTGAACCAGACGTCGGTGGGCTCGGTGTTGTCCTCGGGCACCGTCAGGGTGTGGACCGAGCCGGCCGGCTCGAAGAGGTACGAGCCCGCGGTGCTCGCCTGCTCGGGGGTCTCGGCGTAGTACCAGCGCCCGCTCTGGGTGAAGGCGTAGACGACGCCGGTGTGCTTGTGGGTCTGGACCACGGTGCCCGGGTTGAAGCGGTTGCGGATCACCCAGATCCCCTGGGCCAGGTCGACCTGGAGCACCTGGAGCAGGCCCTCGGGCCCGAGGTCGACGAAGGGCAGGTCGTCCTCGCCCCGGTGGATCGTCTGCGGTGCGTCCATGACTGCGGCCATCGCCGTGCTCCTCGCGTCGGTTCGGCCGACCACCGTAGGCCCGGTGGGCGGGACCCCGCCGGGCGGCGGCCGTCAGCCCCGCCGGGCTCCTCGGTCGCCCGGGTCGCCACCCAGCAGCGGGCCCAGGGCCTCCAGGTAGTCGACCAGGCGGCTGCCCACCTCGAAGGCGACGTCGTCGCCGCCCAGGTCGGGCTCCAGCCACACGTCGGAGACCCGCCGCCAGTGCGGGGCGCCGAGGAAGGCCCCGGCGGTGGCCTCCGCACCGAGGCGGGGCCGCCAGCGGCCCTCGGACGCGAGCAGCCGGTCGAGGACGGCCTCGTTCTCGGCCTCGTCGCGGTGCTCGGCGTGGAAGCCGACCTCCAGGGCCACGCCGTCGCGCCCGTCGACGTGGCGGCGGCCCACCACCTGGGCCTCGTAGTGGAGCCGGGGAGGCTGGGCCGCTCCGGTCCACAGCTTGATGCCGTACCGCCGCACCCGGGCCCGGACGTCGTCGACCGAGGGTCCGCCGAGGGCCCGCACCACGTCGTGCACCTGGGCGAAGAGGTCGTCGTCCACCGCCCCATCCTCCCGGCTCGCCGCCGGGCGTGCACCGGTCAGGCCGGGTCGGGCACCGGCTGCGGGGGAGGCGGGCCGACGTAGCGGGCCGACGGGCGGATGATGCGGTTGTCGGTGGCCTGCTCGAGGACGTTGGCGCACCAGCCGATGACCCGGCTCACCGAGAAGGTGGGGGT
Above is a window of Iamia majanohamensis DNA encoding:
- a CDS encoding sigma-70 family RNA polymerase sigma factor translates to MDHLTELALAARDGDEPSLAGFVRASQADVHRLAAHLVDPASADDVTQEVYLRAIPALARYRGEAPARAWLLTITRRTCADVIRRRGRRRRLWQRLTDQPDPARTEGAPEVGGDTALEELLGDLDPDRREAFVLTQVLGLAYAEAAEVCGVPVGTIRSRVSRARSDLVAAVRAAEDAEPGARGAEGASS
- a CDS encoding zf-HC2 domain-containing protein, with the protein product MRCDDFREASSARLDHEDLPDGVTGAALDAHLATCADCLAWADVASSLHRQVRMRPARPQPDRTEALLAAVPLASRPRPVREGVRYALLAVGLAQVLLALPALFLGAEVDAPVHVAREMGAFELALGVGLLSAAWRPRLATGLLPFAAALAGAVLVTAVVDVVRGQAVALSEAHHVLDLAGVALLWLLQTRPGRALRGQVDLVGA
- a CDS encoding lactate racemase domain-containing protein, with the protein product MSDRDLPHGALLAVRRQSPVVADVPAAVGDALDALDLAGRVRPGDTVALTGGSRGIADAVPALRAVVDRVRSLGAEPFLVPAMGSHGGATAEGQRAVLAGYGMTADALGCEVRASMDTVDLGPSPLGLPVLTDRLAHEADHLLLVNRVKPHTMFRGPVESGIAKMLVIGLGKHRGAAAAHRAVVDHGWGAVLADLVPVLEARTRLLGGVALVEGHDDHTALVAPVRADHVLEDEAPLLERARGWMARLPVAEVDVLLVDRIGKDISGAGLDTDVVGRKHDPSPGGDAPVAADVRVRVVAVRGLSPGTHGNALGIGLADLCRQRVLDAADWAATRTNALTAGHPDAAKAPIALRTDGELLTTGLSLIGLRTPADARVLWIRDTLHLDRVWASRAVLDEAAGRADLEVAGPVGPLPLGPDGDLPDLLPLG
- a CDS encoding enoyl-CoA hydratase/isomerase family protein, with amino-acid sequence MPDRYADFPDLTLDRPADHVLRITLDAPGLNAVSPAVHRQLADVWPVVDRDPDVHVVLLRGAGKGFSAGGSFDLLREMVEDEEARARVLREARDLVLNVIACSTPIVSALHGPAVGAGLAVGLLADISVVGRTATIIDGHTRLGVAAGDHAAICWPLLCGMAKAKYLLLTCDPLSGEEAERIGLVSLCVDDDEVQDRALAVATQLAGGAQAALRYTKHTLNHWYRAQTATFDASLAYEMMGFAGPDAREGLASLTEKRPPRFPGPAGA
- a CDS encoding alpha-L-fucosidase; the protein is MTTRAGGPRRRDLAARGGPAVPAWWRDAKLGIFVHWTPASVPGWAPVDVEIGDLMASGAPHPMASSPYTEWYENSLRFPDSPVAVHHRATHPGRTYASFADDFRAGLDQWDPGDWARRFRATGARYVVLVTKHHDGFCLWPSEVRNPHRDGWTTGRDVVGELAEAVRGEGLRFGVYYSGGLDWTFEDHPIGQLSDLLAGLPGGDYPAYAAAQVRELVARYRPDVLWNDIMWPGDVRHLRAVVADYRRAVPDGVINDRFLPRSRAWPLVTSAPGRRAIDASARRGAARHRGIVPPRPPLYDVRSPEYTVHPDIEHEAWECVRGLDRSFGFNRASDEAHFLSRDELVWSFLDIVAKGGNLLVNVGPRGEDAQIPEAQLRRLDWLAEAVGPRSEGVAGTRPWVEAGTEADGHDVRLWTDAGDVVVAVRGAGAAGEVTVDRLRAGPAATVELLGPGAAEVAGLPDGLRLRWRDGADGPATRFRVRGAVAAGRPT
- a CDS encoding nicotinate phosphoribosyltransferase → MRGILSTDEYQLTMAQLYLRAGLADRRVRFEHFFRTNPDYGTHQAGYCVAAGIGDLARWVRTTRTTPADVEALRGHRGRTGARLFDDAFLEWFAEVDLCALDVHAVPEGRVVHPNTPMSVVEGPLAAAQLLETPLLNALNFPTLIATKASRVAEAARDRPVLEFGMRRAAGAGADAASRAALVGGAASTSNAAVGYAAGIAPSGTHAHSMVQLFLALGEGERDAFAAYADAYPDDCLLLVDTIDTLGSGVPNAIATFEDLRRRGHQPVGIRLDSGDLAHLAVRSARMLDDAGFGDTTIVLSSSLDELAIWQIVTQVASEAPRAGLDADAVVGRLVFGVGSRLATSHGAPSLDGVYKLVAVDEEGAWAPAIKRSDTPEKVLNPGAKGLWRVYDAGGTATADVLTTAEEHLAPGTELHLHHHGRSDLTRTVAADGWSEAEPLLEPIVVGGEVVVDGGQDALDDVAAARARRRADVERLDPGVRRLVNPHVYHVSITDDLAELKAGLLRTL